One genomic window of Elaeis guineensis isolate ETL-2024a chromosome 2, EG11, whole genome shotgun sequence includes the following:
- the LOC105036458 gene encoding purple acid phosphatase isoform X2: MGWPSASRRLAVALALSLVVVVELAGRCHGGVTSSFVRKTEKTVDMPLDSDVFRVPPGYNAPQQVHITQGDLDGAAIIVSWVTQDEPGSSTVLYGADKNKLEFYAEGKYTRYKFYNYTSGYIHHCTLGHLKYDTKYYYAVGIGQTMRQFWFMTPPKVGPDVPYTFGLIGDLGQSFDSNITLSHYESNPKAQTVLFVGDLSYADDHPYHDNVRWDTWGRFTERSTAYQPWIWVAGNHEIDFAPELGENVPFKPYSHRYHVPYWASGSTSPFWYSIKRASAYIIVLASYSAYGIELGGQGVLNPVGT, from the exons ATGGGGTGGCCAAGCGCTTCTCGCCGGCTTGCTGTGGCTCTGGCTTTGTctctggtggtggtggtggagctTGCAGGGCGGTGCCATGGAGGAGTCACCAGCTCCTTTGTGAGGAAGACGGAGAAGACTGTCGATATGCCGCTCGATAGTGATGTCTTCCGTGTTCCCCCTGGCTACAATGCTCCCCAGCAG GTTCATATAACTCAAGGTGACCTTGATGGTGCGGCGATCATTGTATCATGGGTGACTCAGGACGAACCTGGCTCCAGCACAGTGCTTTATGGAGCTGATAAGAACAAGCTCGAATTCTATGCTGAGGGCAAGTATACACGATATAAGTTCTACAACTACACTTCTGGCTACATCCATCACTGCACTCTTGGGCATTTGAAG TATGACACAAAATACTACTATGCGGTTGGGATTGGGCAAACAATGCGGCAGTTCTGGTTCATGACCCCTCCCAAAGTTGGTCCTGATGTACCATATACATTTGGTCTTATAG GGGATCTTGGACAGAGTTTTGACTCAAATATCACACTTTCTCATTATGAATCAAATCCCAAGGCACAGACAGTGCTATTTGTTGGAGACCTTTCTTATGCAGATGACCACCCATATCATGACAATGTTAGGTGGGACACATGGGGCAGGTTTACTGAGAGAAGCACTGCATATCAGCCATGGATTTGGGTTGCAGGAAATCATGAGATTGACTTTGCTCCTGAGCTT GGTGAAAATGTGCCATTTAAGCCATACAGTCACAGATATCATGTTCCTTACTGGGCTTCTGGCAGCACATCTCCATTCTGGTACTCCATCAAACGGGCCTCAGCATACATCATTGTCCTGGCATCATACTCAGCTTATG GAATAGAACTGGGCGGGCAGGGCGTCCTCAACCCTGTCGGGACATAA
- the LOC105036458 gene encoding purple acid phosphatase isoform X1 → MGWPSASRRLAVALALSLVVVVELAGRCHGGVTSSFVRKTEKTVDMPLDSDVFRVPPGYNAPQQVHITQGDLDGAAIIVSWVTQDEPGSSTVLYGADKNKLEFYAEGKYTRYKFYNYTSGYIHHCTLGHLKYDTKYYYAVGIGQTMRQFWFMTPPKVGPDVPYTFGLIGDLGQSFDSNITLSHYESNPKAQTVLFVGDLSYADDHPYHDNVRWDTWGRFTERSTAYQPWIWVAGNHEIDFAPELGENVPFKPYSHRYHVPYWASGSTSPFWYSIKRASAYIIVLASYSAYGKYTPQYKWLEAELPKVNRSETPWLIVLMHAPWYNSYNYHYMEGETMRVIYEQWLVKYKVDVVFAGHVHAYERSYRISNIAYNIVNGRCKPVPDQSAPVYITIGDGGNLEGLATNMTEPQPSYSAFREASFGHAIFDIKNRTHAYYAWHRNQDGNSVAADSMWFYNRYWHSIDDSTTSAT, encoded by the exons ATGGGGTGGCCAAGCGCTTCTCGCCGGCTTGCTGTGGCTCTGGCTTTGTctctggtggtggtggtggagctTGCAGGGCGGTGCCATGGAGGAGTCACCAGCTCCTTTGTGAGGAAGACGGAGAAGACTGTCGATATGCCGCTCGATAGTGATGTCTTCCGTGTTCCCCCTGGCTACAATGCTCCCCAGCAG GTTCATATAACTCAAGGTGACCTTGATGGTGCGGCGATCATTGTATCATGGGTGACTCAGGACGAACCTGGCTCCAGCACAGTGCTTTATGGAGCTGATAAGAACAAGCTCGAATTCTATGCTGAGGGCAAGTATACACGATATAAGTTCTACAACTACACTTCTGGCTACATCCATCACTGCACTCTTGGGCATTTGAAG TATGACACAAAATACTACTATGCGGTTGGGATTGGGCAAACAATGCGGCAGTTCTGGTTCATGACCCCTCCCAAAGTTGGTCCTGATGTACCATATACATTTGGTCTTATAG GGGATCTTGGACAGAGTTTTGACTCAAATATCACACTTTCTCATTATGAATCAAATCCCAAGGCACAGACAGTGCTATTTGTTGGAGACCTTTCTTATGCAGATGACCACCCATATCATGACAATGTTAGGTGGGACACATGGGGCAGGTTTACTGAGAGAAGCACTGCATATCAGCCATGGATTTGGGTTGCAGGAAATCATGAGATTGACTTTGCTCCTGAGCTT GGTGAAAATGTGCCATTTAAGCCATACAGTCACAGATATCATGTTCCTTACTGGGCTTCTGGCAGCACATCTCCATTCTGGTACTCCATCAAACGGGCCTCAGCATACATCATTGTCCTGGCATCATACTCAGCTTATG GTAAATACACTCCTCAATACAAATGGCTTGAAGCAGAGCTACCTAAAGTGAACAGAAGTGAGACACCATGGTTGATTGTTCTCATGCATGCACCATGGTATAATAGCTACAACTATCATTACATGGAAGGAGAAACCATGAGAGTAATATACGAGCAATGGCTTGTAAAATACAAAGTTGATGTTGTATTTGCTGGTCATGTCCATGCCTATGAGCGCAGT TATAGGATATCAAATATTGCATACAATATCGTGAATGGGAGATGTAAACCAGTTCCTGACCAATCAGCTCCTGTATACATCACCATAGGTGATGGTGGAAATCTTGAAGGGCTCGCTACTAA CATGACAGAGCCACAGCCGAGTTATTCAGCTTTCAGGGAAGCCAGCTTCGGTCATGCTATTTTTGACATCAAGAATCGGACCCATGCTTATTATGCTTGGCACCGCAACCAGGATGGAAATTCAGTGGCTGCTGATTCCATGTGGTTTTACAACAGATACTGGCACTCTATAGATGATTCTACCACATCTGCTACATAA
- the LOC105036459 gene encoding LOW QUALITY PROTEIN: purple acid phosphatase 2 (The sequence of the model RefSeq protein was modified relative to this genomic sequence to represent the inferred CDS: inserted 1 base in 1 codon) — translation MGWRRASCRLGVALVLALVVELAGRCHGGVTSSFVRKKEKTVDMPLDSVMSSVSPLATMPPQQVHITQGDHDGESIIASWVTQDAPAXVLYGTDKDKLEFYAEGKYTRYKFYNYTSGYIHHCTIRNLKYDTKYYYAVGVGHTMRQFWFITPPKVGPDVPYTFGLIGDLGQSFDSNSTLSHYESNSKAQAVLFVGDLSYADNYTNHNNVRWDTWGRFIERSAAYQPWIWVAGNHELDFAPEIGENVPFKPYSHRYHVPYRASGSTSPFWYSIKRASAYIIVLASYSAYGKYTPQYEWLEAELPKVNRSETPWLIVLMHAPWYNSYNYHYMEGETMRVMYEQWFVNYKVDVVFAGHVHAYERSYRISNIAYNIVNGKCTPVPDQSSPVYITIGDGGNVEGLATNMTDPQPSYSAYREASFGHAIFDIKNGTHAYYTWHRSPDGNAVAADSMWFYNRYWHPIDDSTTSAT, via the exons ATGGGGTGGCGGAGGGCTTCTTGCCGGCTTGGTGTCGCTCTGGTTCTGGCTCTGGTGGTGGAGCTCGCAGGGCGGTGCCATGGAGGAGTTACCAGCTCCTTTgtgaggaagaaggagaagactgTTGATATGCCACTCGATAGTGTGATGTCTTCCGTGTCCCCTCTGGCTACAATGCCCCCCCAGCAG GTTCATATAACTCAGGGAGACCATGATGGTGAGTCGATCATTGCATCATGGGTGACTCAGGATGCTCCAG GAGTGCTTTATGGGACTGATAAGGACAAGCTCGAATTCTATGCTGAGGGCAAGTATACACGATATAAGTTCTACAACTACACTTCTGGCTACATCCATCACTGCACTATCAGGAATTTGAAG TATGACACAAAATACTACTATGCAGTTGGGGTTGGGCATACAATGCGACAGTTTTGGTTCATAACCCCTCCCAAAGTTGGTCCTGATGTACCATATACATTTGGTCTTATAG GGGATCTTGGACAGAGTTTTGACTCAAATAGCACACTTTCTCATTATGAATCAAATTCCAAGGCACAGGCAGTGCTATTTGTTGGAGACCTTTCTTATGCAGATAACTACACAAATCATAACAATGTCAGGTGGGATACATGGGGCAGGTTTATTGAGAGAAGTGCTGCATATCAGCCTTGGATTTGGGTTGCAGGAAATCATGAGCTTGACTTTGCTCCTGAAATT GGTGAAAATGTGCCATTTAAACCATACAGTCACAGGTATCATGTTCCTTATAGGGCTTCTGGTAGCACATCTCCATTCTGGTACTCCATCAAACGGGCCTCAGCATACATCATTGTCCTGGCATCTTATTCAGCTTATG GTAAATACACTCCTCAATATGAATGGCTTGAAGCAGAGCTACCTAAAGTGAACAGAAGTGAGACACCATGGTTGATTGTTCTCATGCATGCACCATGGTATAATAGCTACAACTATCATTACATGGAAGGAGAAACCATGAGAGTAATGTACGAGCAATGGTTTGTAAACTACAAAGTTGATGTTGTATTTGCTGGTCATGTCCATGCCTATGAGCGCAGT TATAGGATATCGAATATTGCATACAATATTGTGAACGGGAAATGTACCCCGGTTCCTGACCAATCATCTCCTGTATACATCACTATAGGTGATGGTGGAAATGTTGAAGGACTCGCTACTAA CATGACAGATCCACAGCCCAGTTATTCAGCTTACAGGGAAGCCAGCTTTGGTCATGCTATTTTTGACATCAAGAATGGGACCCATGCTTATTATACCTGGCACCGCAGCCCGGACGGAAACGCAGTTGCTGCTGATTCCATGTGGTTTTACAACAGATACTGGCATCCTATAGATGATTCTACCACATCTGCTACATAA